The DNA sequence TAGGAGTTGAAGTCACTCAAACTGCTCAGGGACTCCATCTAAGTCAAGGTTcctacattaaaaatatcctTGAACGAGTAAAAATGCAAGATGCGAAAGGATTGCCTACTCCAATGCTAGCAAATCTTAAATTATCAAAGGATGAAGGTGATCCCACCATAGATGGAAAGCTATATCGGAGCACTGTAGGAGCATTGCAGTATGCAACCCTCACACGACCGGAAATCAGCTATGCTGTTAATAAGGTTAGCCAATTCATGGCATGCCCTCTTGACTCTCATTGGAAGGCAGTGAAACGTATTGTCCGATACCTTGCCAGCTCGGTCGATTACGGCATTCATATTCAAGCATCTCACACCAATCTTATCGCCTTCTCCGACTCTGATTGGGCTTCAGATATTGACGACCGACGATCTGTAACTGGCTATTGTGTTTTTCTGGGTAAGAACTTGATCTCTTGGTGTTCCAAAAAGCAGCCTGTTGTCTCTCGAAGCAGCACCGAGGCTGAATACCGGAGTCTTGCTCAGGCTGTCTGTGATGTCACTTGGGTAACTCATCTCCTCTCCGAATTGAAAATCCCATCCTCTCGCACTCCGATTGTGTGGGTGGATAATATCAGTACCATCGCATTGGCCAGCAACCCAGTTCTTCACGCCCGCTCCAAGCATATTGAATTAGACATACATATTGTTCGCGACAAGGTTCAAGACAAATTAGTGGATCTTCGTCATGTTCCATCTGCCGACCAAATTGCAGATATCCTCACCAAGCCACTTTCTTACCAATTCTTCTCTAAACTTCGCAACAAACTCACTGTTTGTTCTAAGTCGGCGCTCGAATTGAGGGGGGATATTGAAACCTCTCctacaaatatcaaaattgaagaagtCATCAGCAGAAGTGAATGCAATGCCAAGTTGGAAAATAACATTACACTGCAGCAATatggaaaaatgaagtgtgcaTCAGATTTAATTTGTAACTCTCAAATAAGTAAAATGCTACAAGACTCTTCATCTAACACATCAATGTAGAAGCTTGAAAGGTTGTAGAATGTGTTAGGTcttgtgttttatttaatgcTTATCTATTATGAGTAACTTATAAATAGTCTTGATGTAATGCTCCCTTCGACAAGTGAATATCTTGAATACAAATCtattcatcttttatttttctttcactgTTTGTCTAGCCATTCTAAGCATTTTCTATCTTCTTTCCATAGATTTGGCTTGAATGAGATTTGTTggtttttggaaatttcatcGGAAAGCAAGGAGAGAGGGCCGATGTTGTATGTTGGTGGAGATGTGGATGAGATGGCTTCGAGGACTCGATGTTCGAGTGCATTGAATGTGTTGAAGATGATTCCAGTTGCTTGTAGACAGTTTTGAGCTTCGTCTCTCAGATAGTTGAACAAGACATCATCCTTGTTTGTTGTTCGGATAAAGCTAGGGAAGTCTCTGAGCTTTATGTTGGGAATGCCCCGAATCCAATCTATTTCTTTCTCTAGCAATCCCTTCTCCATGAACTTGTCATCTAGccacaaaataatttgattagaaAATACCCCCATGtcaattcaaatttaactAAGACGTATATGCTTGGGATAAAAAAACGAAAAGCCTACTACTTTAGTAAAGAATGGGAACGATGGTcggaaaatgaaacaaaaaaactactagtattataataaCATTTCATATATTGCAAGGAGAGAACAAAAATCATTACATGAATCATATAAGTCACTTCATCTATAACCAATTGGTTAAGGTCATTTAGCCAAATTTAACATACCTAACAATATATCTAAGCTTTAAATTTGGGCCAATTTGATAGGGCTGTTCAATCCtacgataaaaaaaaggtCCAACTTCCCTTGGAGTTTGAGTTGGAGTGTTggcaaaagaaacaaaaattactactccctcttgTGTGTGGCAATGTGacgttaataaaaaaagtggaaatttaaaattattagttttataataattgtgagcgaaataaattagtagaatatgaaatttaattactaaaatgagACGAATAATGATGACGGAAGGGAGTATAACATTATCATCCAATCACCAATTGAATGGACTACATATATATTCTACCTTGGAAGGGGACCATCCCTTGATTCTGGAGTTCCCGGTAAGAGAGGTAGCCCATGAAACCACAAGCCGAGGCCGTCCACAGCTGAAACACCGGAATCCCCAATTCGGCACCCGCCTTAATCGCGAAGCTCATTGCTCCATCGGCAATTATACAAGTAATTCTCGGCACATCCGCCGCCGCAGCCAGCTTCCCAAGCACCCGCCGGAAAACGGGCAGGCAAGACTTCCTGATCGAGTCGCACAGCGCCACGGGATCCTGGGTGGCGTCGCGGTCGGACGGCGGCAGGCCCTCCGGCATGGTCTCGAACCGGAGATTCTCGAAGCTCCGCATCCACTCCGCCCCTTTCGACCGGATCAATCGCCGGTGGTTGAACTCGGTGTTGACGATGGTGACGAAGAAGCCCCTTGTTTGTAGGAGCGAGGCCAGCTGCATCGCCGGAATGAGGTGGCCTTGCGCCGGAAATGGCACGAGAACGGCATGCGCACTGGTCATTCTGGAATGGATTATAGGGagttgtaaaatttaaaagttgagagttgcatatatatttgaatgagAAGCAGTGTGGGTCTTTTATATAGCTAGATTGAGTTGAAAAGTATGATAGTGGAATATAATTTGGATTGCTACTCATAATGTAACGTGATCATCATGATATGGGATAATTGTGGTCTGTGGAATCATTGTATTTTGATGGTATTGGATTCACATACAACTCGTGCATGCTTACTTCTTTGACTGTAATAGTACAAATACATTAGGCTGCAAATAGTCAATTTTGTTGAAAAGGTGCGAAATACTATTAGTGTTCCTCCGTccataaattttgtcatattatGACCGTACACAAACTttaacaaatataataaaaagtgagttaaaaaattaattaaatatgtgtcatatttttatattagttttataataaaaaatgtgtggGAATAAGTTAGTGTAATATGAGATACTCTATCGAAAATggtataaaatgaaatgtgccaaattttatgagacagatggaaatggaaaaatgtgataaaCTTTCTAGGACacagggagtattaattatgaataatttcttcaataatcGTATAGTCAATACTAAATAATTAGGTAGAAACTTTTAAGGACCAAAACGTAGTAGAGTTTTAGTTGGGTAGAGGTCatagtatatttttggatattgcaaattcttttaatataGCTAAAATTTTGAGACGTAAAATTTAGCATCATTAAATTGGAGACGTATTAAATAGAAGCGTCCCTAATTAGTGTTTAAATTAGGAAAACATTAAATGAATGTGTCCCTAAATGTTTAAATTAGAGatgcatattttttaattatctaaattagCATaagtttactttttttaaaaataagctACTACAAATCTACAATCGTGTTTAAATTTACAGCTCATCGTGTAGATTTGGGATAtttatttactccctccgtcccaagataagtgggCACAAACTTTTCGGTACAGAATTTAAGGAAATTGtgttttgttagtaaagtggaaattgaataaagtaagagagttaataaagtagagagaaaaagtaagagggagTGTTGAATATTTGTGGTGGACTTTCATTTGGGCTGGTTATTTATTTGGCCCATGTGAAAATAATTTGGGCTGAGCCCAATTACCTTACCTCTACCATCAGATGTTGCCATGTATACTCCCACCCGGATCTTGGCTTAGAGCCGTTGGATTGTGGCTTGTATTTGTTATGTGAGACGAGAccttctttcttctctcattATTCAGAACTCTCTATCTCTCTAACTCACTCGATTCAGTGaatctctcttctctctctatactctcttcttctccaatgTCTTCTCCGGCTGTTGTCTTTTGGTTATCACGGTTTCTTTGAGTGATAGACCGGTGGCTTTGCTGGTGTAAGCAACTGCTTTGGTTGCTTGGGTGTTTCTGAGATCTAGGGTTTCGGTGTGTGAGAGATCTGGTGCGAGGTTGTGTTCTGTGATTCTAGATTCGGTGTGAAGGAGTTGTTTGATGTTGTTTTCTGCGGTGTGAGGTGAATCACTTGTGGATTCAACGGAGTTCCCTTGGATTTGGTTTCTGGTGAATAGATTTGTTCTAAAGGCGGGTGGTTGAGCCATCGCCTTGATCTGTTATGTGTTCTTCTTGATCTTCTTATCACTTGTATAATTGTTTTAGATCCGAGAGGATCTTAGTTGTTATTACTAACAAGTTTGGTGAGTGTGCAGGTTTAAGGAGGGTTGGTGATAAATCAAGAACTTAGCATGGGCTATTAACTGTTGTAATAGTTGATAGGTTTCCCGTTGTAATCTTGATTACCTATCAGTCGTATGGTTGAGAGTTTGACTGAGCTCTCcttaatgaagaacaaagaggtcttggtaattagtgaattcgAACCTAGTCTGATCCCTACAGAGAgaataccaaaaaagaaaatagctcacttatcttgggacgtcccaaaaaggaatgtgAGTGGCTTATcttggaacagagggagtacaatataaTTCTCCATCTAGCGCTCGATTCGAGTTCGATTCTTTGATACGCGAAAGGTTCTGGGAATAAGCGCATGCGGATAGACCTAAATAAATGTATGTATGGATGCGTTGATACGCTcagattttgcactatttaaAGGTTATTATTTGATCTGCCATAAGtctcaaagttgcattacatgtcaattatttgcatattttatctatcttggtattttgacgtgttttgtcaaaaatgtacaaaatagaGCCAAAAAGGGACCCAGTGGTCCGCTGGACCCTAGCCACCTGTCTCTGAAAGTTGAACAAAGTGGTCAGAAACTTTCCAGCAGCCCGTGGGCCTGTTCGCGCACAACCACCTCAGTTCAAACCCGTTTACCGGTGATTATAAACTTCAACCAGGGTGTACTATATATCATTCTCTTCGTTTCGAAAGATCTTCATGTGGGTACCTTGAacatctcaatcggagttaTGTGGAGAAGTTTTGGCAAATGTAACGCAGTGCAGTCAAAACTGACTGGAATTTAGGAGGAAATTCATGGAAGGGaagaaaatattactcccttcgtttcatagtaatgaagtcattttgccattttagtatGTTCCATAGGAATAtagttatttctttttagtcaaagtcaatacatttcttctcacttgctctcacttactttattctattcaTCTCTCAACGTTTTTCATTTCCtgctttattcttcttttacttaacccacttaacacaatttttcttaatctccgtaaCGGAAAGAAAtatctccattactatggaacggaatGAGTActttgtgaagccaaatcttttccatTCCTTATAGACTACGAAAATTACCAAGTCTAAATGTTTTTCATGCCTATGAATACCCCATAACCTAACTCATACTTTCccccgttttttaaaaatagaaacatttgaaatgacactggttttaatacacaattggtaaagtaagagagaaaaattagtaaaataagaaaaagaatgaaaaaaatgaataaagtacttaagagagaggaagaaaaaaatagtgaaaataatgTTGGTGGATTGTGGATCTacgtccaaaaatagaaagattctaaagtttcaatttttaagaGACGggctaaaatggaaagagttGCTATTTCTAAAATATGAAGGGGAGTCTTCAAGGCTCCTCCCTCTGTACTCCACAACCTATTTCTTTCATCATTCTTGGATATTGAAGCAAGACAAAAGGAGACTGAAGACTTCAAGATTTACCCTTgagatttatttgtttatttcatgtcttgtactttaattattgttttagttcatccgtctatgaattttatggattgttaaacaataaaattttgagatttgataataattaacttttatgcagtttttttatgtttaatgttCAGCACTAGTTgtacttgattttttttgtgcttTTGTTCGACTAATTAGCCgttattttgattgttgtaAATCACTGATCGGGCGGTGGCAAGCCCTCCGGCATCGTCTCGAACCAGAGATTCTTGAAGCTTCGCATCCACTCCGCCCCATTCGACTGGATCAATCGCCGGTCGTGCTGgattatagtaaaatttagaaattgagagttgcatatatatttcatgAGAACCAGTGTTGATCTTTTATAGAGATtgtaattgaaaaatataatagtggAATATAATTTGGATTACTACTCATAATGTAACGTGATCATCATGAATTGTGgaatcattttatttgatggTATTGATTCGCACAGAACTCGGGCATGCTTACTTGTTTGACTATAACTtcaatagtaataataaatactccctccatccacgaataagagtcccgtttttttcattttgatccgtccacgaataagagtctcggttcataattatcataaatggtaaagagaccacacattccactaactcattccactcacatattatttaaaactaatatatacaaataggacccctattccattaactttcttccacccacttttcttaacatttcttaaaatctgcgctatttaaaaatgagactcttaatcgtggacggaaggagtatgcGTTAGGATGTAACTATTATAGATAATTTCTTGAGTAATCATAACATCGAAGGACTAAAGTATTTAGtagaattttattaatgtaGACTAGATACCATGGATCTGTttcttttctctaattttcttTGTCGCTATTTCTCACCCTACTTTAGCAATAGAGTCAGTAAAAACGTAATTCATGCTATTTctattacttttattatgaaaatagtAATCCCCCTcattccatgttaatagagacgtttcattttttatatttattttaaaaaaataataataaatagttaaaatagaagaaaagtAAACTAAGAAAGAGATTCCATCAACCAACATATTGTTACAGGATCCACTATAAGTCCACTGCTAAATTTGCCATAGGATATGCCGCATGTCAATTTCACCATGTATAGGCTTTCAGTTAGCTAGCTTCTAAATCGGTTTAATGATTCCATCGTGTAAACTataatttcacacacttctTGTTCTTAGAGTTTCAAATCTATCCTTTGCTCCAAAATCTGAATTAAAGGGACATCAAATAATAGGTCAATGCTAAATTAGTTTGTTCGAAAACTACGGTAGAACAAAATATTATGGTGATACCATATCTATCCTTTGTCATACCACATACCGTATCAAAAACTGCAGTATGACAAAATACCATACCGATACCATATCGAATTTTCAGTATACTAAAAATTCGATatggttaattttttatactattaccTTACCGTTATTGCGTTATCACCGAAAGTACAGTATTTTCCTAATCCTAGTTAACCTATTAACTTTAACATTATAGCACACACAAAATAGCACAAACAAAAGTATAAAAGGCATTAAACAATTGCTCTAATATTTTCTAATCTCATTTCAAGTTtctaaaactattaatttcaCCAATGAATAAAAAACGAGCACTTagactttatttattttgctagGACTCATCCTCGGTCTAAGTAGGACAACCTGTAAAAACATTTGACAGTTGAACTCATTAGTTCATAAATTATAACAATTCATCAATTGGcagttaaaaaaattcaaaatacttttgaaattccaaaaataaaatatatttatttatttataaaaatttacgAGATATTACAGAAAATGAGTCAATCTTCAAtaggacgaagagagtatatcCTAACAGTATTCCTTCGGCATTAAAGTGAAATATGTACGTGTTTTTTAGATGGCCAAGCACGAAGACAAATCAATTGTCATTAGTGTGTTCCATGGCATAATGGATATGTTTTGTCGTTTCGTTTTAGTTTTACGGGgatatttatctaaatccattaACGACTAATTTTTCCACGTAGGGCGTTAGAATTCACAGAacattttcaagaattttacAAAGATTATGCATAATGATGATATGTAGAAATCGGAAGGGAAGATGAGTGGCGTTGGTGGCGCAAAGTTTTGTATTTCTGTTTCTCATTCATCGTAGgtgaatttttttggaaattatgATGGAGATGTTGGACTTTACTTTAAGGTTAATTTCGGGGGAGCATGGATGGGTGATTATTTGACTTATTTGCTTTGTACTACCATATTAAtctattgatttaatcatacATGTTTTGGTAGGTTTGTAATTTATggtacaaattatatattttacaataaCGTGTCATTTGTTGtaagtttattattttatggttGCCCATTAtgtattctaaaattaatttttgtattgacCTATTGATGATAGCTCTGATAGTTCATTTTATTCTCAATCGAATCATGTACTTATAGTTTACACCGAGTAAGTTGGAGTTGTTTTTTCCCATAATCTATAAGTCACAAtatgatataaaattttagtataatagtattttaattttagtcattttttgccatattttttatttatataaaatattttataaattaattgataaaatttttatgttcTTTTGTTAATTTCACGGTTTATAGTTTTTTATACGTATAACctatagtatttaataattcaaataatttaatgagaaaaaaatgaattgttaacaatatttataatattaaatattaaaagatataaaatagtaagacatattgattataaaatagatatttaaataaatatataatgatataattttgataattatagtgaaaaagtttactagtataattttagaaaattcgttctatttataaattcattatagtgataaaatatttttatttataatagatTTACTATATTTGTGGAATACTTTGAATTTAAgtaaaattgttatttatcggcaaatatttttattgtgtcTGCAGTTTATTTTGATGTACTATATTACATTGTTgttatatacttcctccgtctcaagataagtgacttgtattcctttttggggtgtcccactataagtgacctatttccatttttagcaaaaagtcatctctcttactttattctctcttctctcctctacttttccctctttcatactttactctctccactttaacttatttaaataccattccttaaattCCGTGCTTTCAAAGAAgtaagtcacttatcttgggacggagagagtacataattaattagttatttttgttttgtgtgatgtaaatgttttttttgtaaagttgaattaatattgtaaatctatttaaatatatgtgcATTTTCTATAATAAGTGAAGTCACAGACACACCACAAGTTAAATAGTACATGATTTCTAAATCTAATTTTACTTATTCTCACATAGTTTTTGACATATGGCGGAGCCACTTAGAACTTCAGATTTCTCAAATCTTatcaatttgttt is a window from the Salvia hispanica cultivar TCC Black 2014 chromosome 1, UniMelb_Shisp_WGS_1.0, whole genome shotgun sequence genome containing:
- the LOC125187000 gene encoding linamarin synthase 2-like, which translates into the protein MTSAHAVLVPFPAQGHLIPAMQLASLLQTRGFFVTIVNTEFNHRRLIRSKGAEWMRSFENLRFETMPEGLPPSDRDATQDPVALCDSIRKSCLPVFRRVLGKLAAAADVPRITCIIADGAMSFAIKAGAELGIPVFQLWTASACGFMGYLSYRELQNQGMVPFQDDKFMEKGLLEKEIDWIRGIPNIKLRDFPSFIRTTNKDDVLFNYLRDEAQNCLQATGIIFNTFNALEHRVLEAISSTSPPTYNIGPLSLLSDEISKNQQISFKPNLWKEDRKCLEWLDKQARNSSTMVSISVTLISEKHLEEFAWGLANSKHPFLWITRPDIAMGESARFPAGFVEETKGRCLIAGWCAQDEVLLHPSVGVFLSHCGWNSTLESIGAGVPMLCWPFFAEQHTNRRFVCVEWGMGMEVDEDVRREKVEEVVREVMEGERGKVMKENALEWKRKAGVATRVGGESYHDFDRLVNDILGYKEVQKIIS